The genomic DNA ttttgatattttcattagtTATTAACAACGGTGGAATGTTTTCAACTCAATACATGGCAAACATATGGCCGTGAGTATTTAAGCCATTACTTACATTACATCATCCATTTAATTGGGGAAATGCTGCAGTATTGATTTAGAGTTTGATCCAGTTTGACCTGGTTTGATCTGGTTTAATCTGGTTCTACAGTAAAAGGTTTGACTGTCTTTTGGTTTGCTAACTTTCAGGTTGATTTGAATAtccactttacatgtaaaatcaagACTGCTATTTGTTTTAATTGTGTTTTGTTCAGTTTAATGTAATCTAGTTTGGTTCAGGGTCTTTCAGTTTAGTTTGGTCTGGTTCAAGTTCATCTGGTATCTAATCCAGGGTCTCTCAGTTTAGTTTGGTCTGGTTTCATCTGGTATCTGATCCAGGGTCTCTCAGTTTATTTTTGTCTAGTTtcatgttgatacattgtttgtaaccacaaataatcaattcatagtcaccctgacaattgtgggaggtgaattttatcagtagctccagattaggtattacaataaccacagataatcccatagtcctttgcgtctgagcatgctcagtctggattgcaagttccctattaagaTATCAATCATTAGTTAGTTTGATGTTCTATTTATATAACAAGGTCACAATTGTCACTCATACAATAGTTTGATATGCAACAGTGTTGCAAACATGCATTTAGCATGTCAGTGTGTTTGGGTAAGGGTGGGGCATAAGCCATTCTCCCTTacatttataacacatcatgttCCTATAGCCTTcaatgattggcttagatcgtaccacatggtatggactattgaTCCCAATTTGCATATGGAGGACACTAGTCGCATTCTATTTTCAGACACTTGTGAGTGAGCAATCAGACATGGCTTCTGTCTTGTTTGCGGATATCCATAAGTTCAAAAGGTGTAACTGTTTCCAAGTGAGGTTTACAAGTTGtataaatatttcttttcaattcTTCTAACATTTTATGATTAGTAGGAGTTCTGAAATTCAGTGTAGCGTTTACTtcatattgttaccatggttacttgCATACCTCCATATGATGCAATCATTGGCActaatgtctgtctgtacttATAATTTCAGATCTAAAGAAGAGAGAGAAAGATTGatgaaacagagacaagaagaGGAGAAATTGTCAAGAGAAAAAGCCACACTGGAgatggaaaaaagaaagaaagatgaaGAAGCACAGTTGTATGCATCGGTCAAACAAGCTAAGTTGGAAGCTGAGAAATTGGAACGAGAACGAAAAGAAAAAGAATACCAAATGAAAGAAATAGCAGAGAAGGAAAAACGGCTTAAAGAAGCAAGGGTAAGAAATAACTTTATGTATACTGTCACTGTAGTATGTTTAATAAAAGAATTAAAAGTGTCCAGAATTGacttttaaaaaagtaaaattaaataGATGTACCTTTAAATTTGTGCATAAATTGTAGTGTGGAAATGGTATGGTGCAAAAACAGGAGTACAGAAAGTGAAGTCATTTTAATAGCAAAAATATAAATGGGAAGTTTACAACACAGAATTGTAGTTTAGAATCGGAAAAAGTCAAAGTGCAAAGGAAAAGAGAGAAATGGAAATTTAAAACCCTCGCGAGAAAATGAATTGTCATTTCAGAAGTAGAGCATTTAATTCTAGTTGATGGTAGAGTACCTAAATACAACTGAAGTCTAACCAAATGCACAAAATTGATGAGATGAGGAAAACCCCTCCTgagaaaacaaaatgtcatttcaGAAAGTGTAACACTTTATAATAGTTGACTTTTGATGGTACTCAACAGACAGTGGAGTTATCATCAACTAAATAAATCTATCGAGAGATGGATAAGTAAAGACTTTCAGAGAATCAAACATGTAAAATCCTGCTGTACATGTAGAGCACTCATACTGAAATTAAAtcgaaatcatgaaatgaaataaaagttgaaatcaaaaacaaaaagagGAAGACATTAGTAAAAATTTAAAACCCTCAAATGAAAACAGAATTTCATTTCAGAAACCAAATAACTATTCATTCTAGTTGTCTGTCAAGTACTACTCCAAATACAAAGCAATTGAAAAAATTATGTAGATGAAGAAAAGGAGAAGTATAAATTTGAAACCTTTCAGaggaaatgaaatgttgatgcatatagtgtaatatttagtAGTCTGTACACACGCAAAGAGCTTTTGAAGTCATGAACTGAAATTAAACAATCTAAATGTAGAGTAGGagtaaattacaaatgtaaaatccTCCAGAGATTGTGAAATGTCGTTCAGAACCAAATTAACACTTAATGCAAGAAAATCGAagtgtaaaattaaaaaaaaattagaggAATTAAAAAAGCGTGGAGAGAAACCAAAATGCCATTTCTGATACATAACAAAGCTCAATTCTAGTTGCCTCTAGAATACTTAATGAAACAGAATTTAAATTCCAAACTGAAAAAATTGGAATGCAGAAAAATAGAATGGATTGAAACCCCTAGGATAAAACGAAATGTCATTACAGAAACCGGATAACACTAAATGTCATTAGAGAAACCGGAGAACACTAAATGTTGTTTGACAGAAGGGTACGCAATGTTACATGGTTGAGTGTGCAAGTGTCAGGATGAATTGACTTCTTGTAACCTAGTAGAGTAAAAAACGTATTAAACACATTTTGCCTTCCTTTCTTATTAACTCATACTATTCTTCTGGGCATATGTTATAAAGTTTATTATATGTCAGCTATTATTAAAGTCAGACAGTGGTTAGAAGCAGACATATACAGATTACCATATGTCTAAAGTAATTTACAGTAATATTTGCTACCATCTGTACTCCAGACTCTGTATCAAGGACAAATTTTccagttttcaaaaaaaaaatgtttttgaggAAATCAAATAAAGCTGTGTGATGCAAAATTTATAATAAATTCTAAATGCAACATTgatatttataaaactattcttctaAAAATGGCTATCTTTCTTGTAGAGTAAggttatcaaaatatgaaattttggCTTATTTAGTTCTTGCTTCCAGCATAAAGAGACTGTCATCTTAAAACTCAAATTATTATGTATTGGGGTAGCATCATGTCGCACTgtcctcaccagcctcctctcaTCAGTTGACtaatgtatgagggcgccccgtcacagcaTACGTTACTGTTTACAGACTATGaattggggggtggggggtataACTCTCTAACTAAGCCTGACAAGTTTTGTCAAAGACATATTTTGCTTATATTTCCTAACAAAATCAATGTTCTCAAATTTCAACAATAACgttaatttttatttgatacacaTTCATGAGGTTCCCATTGTACAATCAGTgacatgatttttttattttcctgccGTAGAGGgcattatttttaaaatttagtttATTGGATTGAAGAAACATAAGGCCggtcaggtcatgagaaacacaGCATAAAGTACAGCCTGACAAAATGTGTATACGACCTTATTTCTGTGGTTTTTATCCATACTCATCTTTAACTCagagtgacaaggccccctatgTCACTAGTATTTCCGTAAGcagaatgatgaaaatatcggcaaataataaatacCAGTATCTGACCAGTTGCACTAAAGCAATTTGTAAAATTTTCTGGTTGAGAAACATCAAATATtgcagttactgtaatatttgaGTGACAGTAATTACCAAGGATACTAAACTATTTCAGGAACATTTAGACATTCCTTGAAGTAATAATAATTATCTGTTTGTTAAAAAGTTTTATAacaacattgtgttttgtatgtgACAGGATCGCCAGGAACAAGAAATCAGGAGACGTGAAAAAGAACGAGCCAGAGAACTGTATCAGAAATGGAAACAACAAGCAGCTCTGAGAAGCCAAGCTGATGAAAAAGAGAGCAAAGAACAAGATGAACGCTGGAAAGTTCAGTGTAAGTTTTCCTTGTCCGAGTTTCAGTCTGATTCAGTGTTTATAACTTTAAACACAGACTACCCTGTCTGTCACtggttttcaaaacaaaaaaaaacacagcacTACATCCATTTGAATAAAATCTTTCCTTTCATTGTCAAATTACATTACAACATATATCACCTGGCTATGAGAGTATTAGTATATGTCTATTACCATGAGGGTTGTTATGTAGTAACTATTTCCTGAGGGCATAACAGCATGATGCTTAACATGACATccactagtgcccaaataaggccaggcaataagtattTTAAAACATATCACATTCTGTGGCAAGTATTCTTTCCAGAGTCAAAGCATATCACATGTAGGACTCTATGCTATTGTAATAGTgtcctagggaaaatagaaaaaaaatattgccctctgtatgcaaattgaggtcactgtGGGTCAATAGTCCATAGCACATGACAcagtctaagccaatcactgaagactCTATGTAAAACTATGTATTATAAAACTTTCTATTTCTATGTTTACAGTGAGGCGGTCCAAAAAGGCAGACAAAGATAGAAGTGCAGCAGCTCGTAGAGCCAGAGACAGTTTACGTCAATCTGGTGATTACACTGGTCTAAAATTTGCTGATATTGCCTATCACctacacacacaaaacatatcGGGTAAAAAACCTGCCTTACCTCCAAAGTAAGTACAGCGTACTAATAATGATTTATTATCATACGTATTTGTACAGTGGAATTTGTAGTGGTGCTGCAAAACACCAGttaaaaatatcatttcaaacaacaaaatttacagCTTGTTAAGACAAAGAGTACATTCATTAAAAAATTATGACACCACAAGAACATTATGACTCATTTAAGATATGAACAACAGTTGgataaaaactgtttttgaaatgataagTATTGGATTtaatggatggacagatggatgtaTGGACATAACGAATgtaatagccccccccccccccctccaattgACGGTTTACTATTGTCACATCCACAGACTACTAAATAGTCCCCAATGGGCACTACCTGGAGGGAGCTTATATGTTGagttccatccatccatccatgcatgcatgcatgcatgcgtgcatgtatgcgtgtgtgtgtgtgtgtgtgtgtgtgtgtgtgtgtgtgtgtgtgtgtgtgtgtgtgtgtgtgtgtgtgtgtgtgcttgtgtgctTGTGTGCATTCATGCTTATGTTCTTGGTATTTTTGCAGGGCACTGGGGCTAAAAAATGACTATATATTGTCAGGGAGGGGGTGATAATTTACAAGACCATTATAGTGAACCAAAAAGAGTTTTGTCAAGTTTGAATAATGTTCTTGGTATTTTTTGGGTATTTTGTAGGCCAGCACAACCCAGGGCAGACCGTCCCAAGGACAGACTAGAAGTAGTTACATGGTTCAAAGAAACGGAAGTACCTAGAGGAGCAGGTATGGAACCAGGAGCCAAGAGACCAGCTGAATGGTTTCATGGTGAGTACTAACAACAAACTCTCTTTcataatgttgttattttcatatctatCTATTCTTGTATAGGAAATATGGTCATATGGTATAAAATAAGATGAAATATTTTAAGAGGTGTTGataataatattcacatgaatctcaaattacattttgatttatttaggTTTGTTGTAATGAGTGTGATGGATCAAAATTGACGGTTTACTAATGTCACATCCACAGACTACTAAATAGTCCCCAACAGGCACTACCTGGAGGGAGCTTATAGTTATATGTTGagttccatccatccatccatgcatgcatgtgtgtgtgtgtgtgtgtgtgtgtgtgtgtgtgtgtgtgtgtgtgtgtgtgtgtgtgtgtgtgtgtgtgcttgatTGCATGCGTGCTTATGTatgttcaccctcatatctctgccATGTAttaactgatttcaaccaaacctggcataaaggtGACACACTTTGTGAGACATATACGCGTCCCCATAGAGAGACCATAATTTGCAGTTGCACACTAGGTTGCTGCACAGCTTTGCACAGCTCCGCacaggtttgctcaggtttgCACAGTTCTGTATAGTTCTACACAGTTCCACGCATTTTACTGCACAGCTCTGCACAGTTCCGCACAGGTTAATGCACAGTACCCGCGCTGGTTTTCACAATTCTGCACAGCTCTGCACAGTTCAGCACAGATTGCTGCACAGTACCCACACAGGTTTGTACAGTTCTGCACAGCTCTGCACAGTTCCGCACAGTTTTGTTACAGTTTTGTTACAGTTCCACACATTTTTGCACAGTTTTGCACAGGTTGCTGCACAGTACTCGCACATGTTTTAATTGTACTGTGCTGAGCTATACACCTAGTCACAAAGTTCTTGCATGCATAGTGCTTGCTGCACAGCTTTTTAGGTCACACTAGTGTCATACTAGTGCCgcactcattaatattcataaggGGTATCTCATACTTGCTATCATTGATTGTTCATTGATTTagaatattgtacttttaataagAAAATGAAAGCAATTTAATTAACAGTTGAATTTCCGATTGGTATTCCCTCTATTCTGAGTTCAGGAATATGAGACTACCATCCTTAGGTTACCAATTGTGGAAAGTGGCAGCCTACTTGATCTACATGCATGTAccaatgataaaatattttgagcTGCGGAATTCAATTCAAACCTCTTATAAAAGCCCTCTGAGATGTaaaactagtcaaagattcaagcTGCAACAGTGCATGTCTTAAATTTACACCATTGTGAAGGCATACAAGTAGGGGTATTCATATTTTAGCCAAAAGTTAACATTTCTATGTAATATCTAGTGTATGGTCAAATTCTTCCTATATTGACCTTTGAGTTTGACCTTGCCATTACATTTCAGGTATCATCGCCCGACAACAAGCAGAAGAGTTACTTTCAAATCGTCCCATCGGTTCTTTCCTCGTTCGTGTCAGTGAGCGTGTTTGGGGATACACATTATCCTACGTGGATGGAGAGAGGGTTAAGCACTTTTTGATTGACACATCAGATGCAACATACCAATTCTTTGGGGCCAACCAAATAGCACACTTGTCACTGTGTGACCTCGTTAATTATCATAAGGTGAGTGACCTCGTTAATTATCATAAGGTGAGTGACCTTGATAATGAAACACAGTTAGTTACCAGGATAATAAATGGTTTATTACTCAACTTTAAAATATAGCTATCAGTGACCAGGGTGAGAACCAGTTAATGAAACTTACTTTTTTCTCAGAATTTAGTTGTCTTTTAATAATCCTGTTTTTTTGTCCCACTTATTTTAGAACAATCCTATCTCAGAAGCTGGTCAAGAATACTTGCGTGCTTCGTGTGGACAAGTTCCAGGAACACCTGATTATGCAGAATTATTTAGAAATGATGAAACACTCAGTACCAGTCTCTAATATTGTCATGACTGACATCGAGAGAAGTGAATCAAATTGTGATGTGGAGACATAATTTTCCTCTTTGCTACGTTGTGAGGAATTGAAGATGTACTTGGTACCAGGTTTATCTACTGCATACATCCAATGAAGTGACTCAAATTGTGATGTACAGACATAATTTTCCTCTTTGCTACGTTGTGAGGAATTGAAGATGTACTTGGTACCAGGTTTATCGACAGCATACATCCAGAGAAGTGACTCAAATTGTGAGCTAAGGCCATCATGATGATCTTTCACTTGGCTGAATCATAAAGTACAGAGAATCAGAATTTGATATATCCATGGCTCACATCCAAAGATTTGAATCGAAATGTGAGTCAGGCACATCAACTTAAACTTTCACTTTTGCTGAATCATAAGAAAATTAAGTAAAGTCATGTAATAGAATCCACATGGCTCAGCTTCAGAAAAGTGAATCATACCACTTTCTGGTGGAAATCAAACCGAAATATAGAAACTTTTTGACATAAGTATATCCATGGCTTAGATACCAAAAGTAAATAAAACCAGGCTCTTTGATAATTAAATAGGAAGTGAGCAACCAGTACCCGGTACCCTGAAAGATCCAGACTTTGCTACCACTTCTATGTTGCGTTCACACATGCCAggaccaacgactggacctttcagactaagACATTAGCTGTACTTGACATTGTGATTACCACAATAGGGATCCAAGAAGTCAGTTTGCTGTCATATCACACAGGGATAGAAAGATACTATAACATGATATCAGACTTTGGACAATGGCTCAGATTTTGAGAGTTTTGTGACAAGTGCTTCATGTTACTCAGTAAAGAAGAAATAGACAAATATACCAGCTTCTAAATAGCTCAGAACCTGGAAAATGGTCAAATATACTAGCTTCTAGATAGCTCAGAACCTGGAAAATGGTCAAATATACTAGCTTCTAAATAGCTCAGAACCCGGAAAATGGACAAATATACCAGCTTCTAAATAGCTCAGAACCCGGAAAATGGACAAATATACCAGCTTCTAAATAGCCCAGAACCCGGAAAGTGGACAAATATACCAGCTTCTAAATAGCTCAGAATCCGGAAAATGGTCAAATATACCAGCTTCTAAATAGCTCAGAACCCGGAAAATGGACAAATATACCAGCTTCTAAATAGCTCAGAACCCGGAAAATGGTCAAATATACCAGCTTCTAAATAGCTCAGAACCCGGAAAATGGTCAAATATACCAGCTTCTAAATAGCTC from Glandiceps talaboti chromosome 22, keGlaTala1.1, whole genome shotgun sequence includes the following:
- the LOC144452337 gene encoding SH2 domain-containing protein 4A-like isoform X2 translates to MGDHKDDKPYEQLIEEAQQEKARKLAEAEAEQRSKEERERLMKQRQEEEKLSREKATLEMEKRKKDEEAQLYASVKQAKLEAEKLERERKEKEYQMKEIAEKEKRLKEARDRQEQEIRRREKERARELYQKWKQQAALRSQADEKESKEQDERWKVQLRRSKKADKDRSAAARRARDSLRQSGDYTGLKFADIAYHLHTQNISGKKPALPPKPAQPRADRPKDRLEVVTWFKETEVPRGAGMEPGAKRPAEWFHGIIARQQAEELLSNRPIGSFLVRVSERVWGYTLSYVDGERVKHFLIDTSDATYQFFGANQIAHLSLCDLVNYHKNNPISEAGQEYLRASCGQVPGTPDYAELFRNDETLSTSL
- the LOC144452337 gene encoding SH2 domain-containing protein 4B-like isoform X1; this encodes MLQQILRDMYIEPELLAELSEDQKQVLFCKMREEQVRRWNVKVEEDMKKNNEIKPNKLGKRKRVKFLPDAEGKIWTWVMGDHKDDKPYEQLIEEAQQEKARKLAEAEAEQRSKEERERLMKQRQEEEKLSREKATLEMEKRKKDEEAQLYASVKQAKLEAEKLERERKEKEYQMKEIAEKEKRLKEARDRQEQEIRRREKERARELYQKWKQQAALRSQADEKESKEQDERWKVQLRRSKKADKDRSAAARRARDSLRQSGDYTGLKFADIAYHLHTQNISGKKPALPPKPAQPRADRPKDRLEVVTWFKETEVPRGAGMEPGAKRPAEWFHGIIARQQAEELLSNRPIGSFLVRVSERVWGYTLSYVDGERVKHFLIDTSDATYQFFGANQIAHLSLCDLVNYHKNNPISEAGQEYLRASCGQVPGTPDYAELFRNDETLSTSL